The Humulus lupulus chromosome 4, drHumLupu1.1, whole genome shotgun sequence genome has a window encoding:
- the LOC133831877 gene encoding uncharacterized protein LOC133831877, whose translation MNTKDQHNKQKGMSDTETAKRHIEEIRSKKFSIGKKESNPLTHDLHHAVTSLSAELYTKDVHFLMELIQNAEDNEYEQSVEPTLEFILTKEDITETGAPATLLIFNNEVGFSRKNMDSLCSIGRSTKKGKRQQGFIGEKGIGFKSVFLVSQQPHVFSNGYQVRFREEPNPDCGIGYIVPDWVSKKPHLADMADIYGSNKELPKTIYILPLKPEKVEAVKAQLSGLHPEILLFLSKVKRLYVREDDRGSIGNGNASIVSIASETSCVELSSEGADSRVVELSVNEKTCDNEETCSYFMWRQAFPVKPENKVSSRLDVDQWIITLAFPFGNRLKSRGISSVGVFSFLPTAMVTNFPFVIQADFILASSRESILLDNLWNLGILECVPAAFVKVFQTCVRSDFLFSMAQVFEFLPARASSYPELNKIRDAIKIQLRSLEIVPYELFDGGEHFAKPRMVVRILPTFRLLLSKCKKEGASLHGLLGLSKVLHSSLDLEKFTPILDFLGVAYPDRSIDWYAKCIESCNLVTQDSIEIYMELLCFVAENEKNASVTYFRHLPLLKFINREGNVERCSISQTMKGEVTIRYALEQKLHSWLSMCSIAFGCFNKVYFLPNDTQKSLVRHLKFSKIRYWLSNGAQVKSFLAYDYAYMLIHCVPENRKDLTILVAHFLYQAHKKHFIDESKIYDLCVDLPVIDGCNHVHVRKEKSVTLVPVYRSKWAKLFGPCNPYLDQNYIDVGDVYAKSSSFLGEFTLDKVVLDFICKYTKAMDLPELTPPNLELKIASSPLSMEQVFMLLDWIRLLRTRGLCIPERFKASIQDGKWLKTYMGYNSPRQSILPDETGKSMFDMVKHVLKDISVIKQEFYTDKISMYQDELAFLGVAFGSNDVQRLIAGRFVSLASSGIRKEWAFSLLKFIGFLNRRKIVDEEWLQAMKRGKWLKTHQGYSSPEGTILLSKIEISSCLATRNLFLIDEAYYDGNLGSFLSELKILGVTTDHAESMKLIAENASFHPNLPSVTADCGLLMLKCIKFSGTSATGLIERIKEKPWLKTNSGFNSPLETTYPNSIWGSLVRALQIPTVDELYYGGELLHYLSELSATGVAVDTASIIEKVSAKFKSLSLSFKLGPDMVLSILKCFKEMRQTLPSGCFELQCLLNEKWLKTRHGYKAPSQSIIFSMNWGAVSPFVDLPLIDDGFYSIFIYKYKDELQMLGAITDFEGGAELVLEGLRCPIEPEFITAAGTMALLKCLKSVMSKSPDQILPDNFLKNIVKSKFLKTTNGYPVPEECVLFDSAWENALNQTDVPSIDLKYYESDISVYKEQLRAIGVKIDSMEVCSLISQQLYSQTNTSLIIRLYTFLGLFNWKPENPDEFNSLVWIPSDVGDKGKWIKSTQCILNDSNDLFGSHLHYLSRFYEPELLPLFLSAFSVREFPSLDDYFQLWNDWTSSNEGVSKVKCHLFWEGISKYWKAETREAFKQHLTKLSATTCLNDKIHLVDKENVFIPDDLRLKNIFGSVSLPLFVWLPDVGTLSSSLGVLKMIYRSLGVKKLSDSVKVGSLFAEDTPKKLMPKKGLIEKGLIKIILAFLAGPLLNIMQVKMRQQIATTLLNLSLYVSEQPIKVTYFLTPYANEAVKAEAKKMVFWDKSSKQLIIDKSGYENRRSSAEFASCFAQEISQGLLPEGRAFIVDSLSRIIHMGFMYEFKEDSVDYLLVRENLEILNEDDKFLASAFLAAKQSGKRTEEVVPNTPLTPCKKVCRRLLLP comes from the exons ATGAATACGAAAGATCAACACAACAAGCAAAAAGGAATGAGTGATACAGAAACTGCTAAGCGCCATATAGAAGAGATTAGGTCCAAAAAGTTCTCCATTGGTAAAAAGGAGTCCAACCCACTAACGCATGATCTTCATCATGCTGTTACAAGTTTATCAGCTGAGCTTTACACTAAAGATGTTCACTTTCTTATGGAGCTTATCCAG AATGCTGAAGATAATGAGTACGAACAGAGTGTAGAGCCAACTCTAGAGTTTATTTTGACAAAGGAAGACATAACAGAGACTGGTGCACCGGCCACCTTGTTGATTTTCAATAATGAAGTTGGGTTTTCCAGGAAGAACATGGATTCTCTTTGCAGTATAGGCCGTTCTACAAAGAAGGGAAAGAGACAACAAGGCTTTATTGGAGAAAAAG GGATTGGGTTCAAAAGCGTCTTCCTTGTGAGTCAGCAACCGCATGTATTTAGCAATGGTTACCAAGTGAGATTCAGGGAAGAGCCAAACCCAGACTGTGGTATTGGGTATATAGTGCCTGACTGGGTGAGCAAAAAACCTCATCTTGCCGATATGGCTGATATATATGGTTCAAACAAAGAATTGCCCAAGACCATATATATACTTCCCTTGAAGCCGGAGAAGGTGGAAGCTGTCAAGGCACAGCTCTCAGGGCTACACCCAGAGATTCTGCTATTCTTATCTAAGGTTAAGCGGCTATATGTCCGTGAGGATGACCGTGGTTCCATAGGAAACGGCAATGCCTCAATTGTTTCTATAGCCAGCGAGACTAGTTGTGTAGAGTTGAGTAGTGAAGGAGCCGATTCTCGTGTTGTTGAGCTTTCAGTCAACGAGAAAACTTGTGATAATGAGGAGACTTGCAGCTATTTTATGTGGAGGCAGGCGTTTCCGGTCAAGCCTGAGAATAAAGTCAGTTCAAGGCTAGACGTGGATCAGTGGATTATAACTCTGGCTTTCCCATTTGGGAATAGGTTGAAATCAAGAGGAATTTCTTCTGTTGGCGTCTTTTCATTCTTGCCTACAGCTATGGTTACAAATTTTCCCTTTGTTATTCAAGCGGATTTTATACTTGCTTCATCTCGGGAGTCCATACTTTTGGACAATTTATGGAACTTGGGGATTTTGGAATGTGTCCCAGCAGCATTTGTGAAAGTTTTTCAGACTTGTGTGAGATCGGATTTTCTGTTTTCAATGGCTCAGGTATTTGAGTTTTTGCCTGCTCGTGCTTCATCATATCCGGAGCTTAACAAAATAAGGGATGCCATTAAAATCCAGTTAAGGAGTTTAGAAATTGTGCCATATGAATTGTTTGATGGTGGAGAACATTTTGCTAAGCCTAGAATGGTGGTTAGAATTCTGCCCACATTTCGTCTCCTCTTGTCTAAATGCAAGAAGGAAGGAGCTTCCTTGCATGGTTTACTTGGATTGAGCAAGGTTTTGCACTCGTCCCTGGATCTCGAAAAATTCACTCCAATTCTGGACTTTCTTGGTGTGGCATACCCTGATCGAAGTATTGATTGGTATGCAAAATGCATAGAATCCTGCAATCTTGTTACTCAAGATTCAATAGAGATTTACATGGAGCTACTATGTTTTGTTGCTGAGAATGAAAAAAATGCGTCTGTCACATACTTTCGACATTTACCGCTTTTGAAATTCATTAACCGAGAAGGGAATGTGGAACGGTGTTCCATTTCCCAGACCATGAAAGGAGAAGTTACAATTAGATATGCTCTAGAGCAGAAGTTACACTCTTGGCTAAGTATGTGCAGCATAGCTTTTGGTTGTTTTAACAAAGTATATTTCTTACCCAACGACACTCAAAAGTCTCTtgtaagacacttgaaattttcaaaaATCCGTTATTGGCTATCAAACGGTGCACAGGTAAAATCATTCTTGGCTTATGATTATGCTTACATGCTCATCCATTGTGTACCAGAAAATAGGAAAGATCTCACAATTCTTGTTGCCCATTTCCTCTATCAAGCCCATAAGAAACATTTCATTGATGAGAGTAAGATTTACGATCTCTGTGTTGATTTGCCTGTAATCGATGGTTGTAATCATGTACATGTTAGAAAGGAGAAGAGTGTAACACTTGTTCCTGTGTACAGGAGCAAGTGGGCCAAATTATTTGGGCCTTGCAATCCGTATCTTGATCAAAATTACATTGATGTTGGGGATGTATATGCTAAGAGCAGTTCATTTTTGGGAGAATTTACTCTTGATAAAGTTGTTCTTGACTTTATTTGCAAGTATACCAAAGCTATGGATCTACCTGAGCTAACTCCTCCAAACTTGGAGTTAAAAATAGCTTCTTCTCCACTGTCAATGGAACAAGTGTTTATGCTTCTCGATTGGATTAGGTTACTTCGAACTAGGGGCCTGTGTATACCCGAAAGATTCAAGGCAAGCATTCAAGATGGAAAATGGTTGAAAACATACATGGGTTATAATTCTCCAAGGCAGTCCATTCTTCCTGATGAAACAGGCAAATCAATGTTTGATATGGTGAAGCATGTTCTCAAGGATATATCAGTTATAAAACAAGAGTTCTACACTGACAAAATCAGTATGTATCAAGATGAGTTGGCATTTCTTGGTGTGGCATTTGGGTCTAATGACGTGCAGAGATTAATTGCTGGTCGGTTTGTCTCTCTTGCTTCTTCTGGAATCAGAAAAGAGTGGGCTTTTTCTTTGTTGAAGTTCATTGGTTTCTTGAACAGAAGGAAAATAGTTGATGAGGAATGGTTGCAAGCCATGAAGAGGGGTAAGTGGTTGAAGACTCATCAAGGTTACAGTTCTCCTGAGGGAACTATTCTCTTGTCTAAGATAGAAATATCCTCCTGTTTGGCTACTCGAAATCTTTTTCTTATTGATGAAGCTTATTATGATGGCAATTTAGGCTCTTTCTTATCTGAACTAAAGATTCTTGGAGTTACGACTGACCATGCCGAATCAATGAAATTGATTGCAGAAAATGCAAGTTTTCATCCAAATCTGCCTTCTGTAACTGCTGATTGTGGTCTGCTTATGCTTAAATGCATCAAATTTTCTGGCACTTCTGCCACTGGCTTGATTGAGAGGATTAAAGAGAAACCTTGGTTAAAGACGAACTCTGGATTCAACAGCCCTTTAGAAACTACTTATCCTAATTCAATATGGGGTTCTTTGGTGAGAGCTTTACAGATTCCTACAGTTGATGAACTCTACTATGGGGGTGAGCTTTTACATTATCTTAGTGAACTAAGTGCAACTGGAGTGGCAGTTGATACTGCTAGTATAATTGAAAAGGTTTCTGCTAAGTTTAAGTCTCTCTCACTTTCTTTCAAACTGGGACCTGATATGGTGCTATCAATTTTAAAGTGTTTTAAAGAAATGAGACAAACTTTACCTTCAGGATGCTTCGAACTGCAGTGCTTGTTAAATGAGAAGTGGTTAAAAACTCGTCATGGTTACAAGGCTCCAAGCCAATCGATTATTTTCAGTATGAACTGGGGAGCAGTCTCGCCTTTTGTTGACCTTCCGCTGATTGATGATGGGTTCTACAGCATTTTCATATACAAGTACAAGGATGAACTACAAATGTTGGGTGCCATTACTGACTTTGAGGGTGGTGCTGAACTTGTTCTTGAAGGTCTAAGGTGTCCTATTGAACCTGAATTTATCACGGCTGCTGGCACAATGGCATTGTTGAAATGCCTAAAATCTGTCATGTCCAAGTCTCCTGATCAGATATTGCCTGACAACTTTCTCAAGAACATTGTTAAAAGCAAGTTTTTAAAGACAACAAATGGTTACCCAGTTCCCGAAGAATGTGTTCTTTTTGATTCAGCCTGGGAAAATGCTTTGAATCAGACTGATGTACCAAGTATTGACTTGAAGTATTATGAATCGGACATATCTGTGTACAAGGAGCAGTTGAGAGCCATTGGTGTAAAAATAGATTCTATGGAGGTTTGTTCTCTTATTTCTCAGCAACTCTATTCTCAGACAAACACATCTTTGATAATAAGGTTATATACATTCCTTGGCTTGTTCAACTGGAAGCCAGAGAATCCAGATGAGTTCAACTCCCTTGTCTGGATACCAAGCGATGTTGGTGACAAGGGAAAATGGATTAAGTCCACACAATGTATTCTTAATGACAGCAACGATCTATTTGGCTCTCACTTGCATTATCTTTCTCGATTTTACGAGCCAGAATTGCTACCTTTATTTTTGTCAGCCTTTAGTGTTAGAGAATTTCCGTCGCTGGATGACTATTTCCAGTTATGGAATGATTGGACTTCAAGCAACGAAGGTGTTTCGAAGGTAAAATGCCACCTTTTTTGGGAAGGCATCTCAAAATATTGGAAGGCAGAAACCAGAGAGGCTTTCAAGCAACATTTGACCAAACTATCTGCCACCACATGTTTGAATGACAAGATTCACTTGGTGGACAAGGAAAATGTTTTTATACCAGATGATTTGCGTTTGAAGAATATTTTTGGAAGTGTTTCACTTCCTTTGTTCGTTTGGCTCCCCGATGTTGGCACCTTATCATCTTCCTTGGGGGTACTCAAGATGATCTATCGCTCTCTAGGAGTGAAAAAATTGAGTGATTCTGTCAAAGTGGGGAGCTTATTTGCAGAAGATACACCAAAGAAACTCATGCCAAAAAAGGGGCTGATCGAAAAAGGTCTCATCAAAATCATATTGGCTTTTCTTGCTGGTCCTCTGCTTAATATTATGCAGGTAAAAATGAGACAACAGATTGCTACTACTCTTCTTAACCTCTCCCTGTACGTGAGTGAGCAGCCAATTAAAGTCACCTACTTCCTGACCCCATATGCGAATGAAGCAGTGAAAGCAGAAGCAAAGAAAATGGTTTTCTGGGACAAAAGCTCTAAGCAGTTGATCATTGACAAATCAGGCTATGAAAATAGAAGAAGTAGCGCCGAGTTTGCATCATGTTTTGCTCAAGAAATTTCGCAGGGACTGCTGCCAGAAGGAAGAGCATTTATAGTGGATAGTCTCAGTAGGATTATACACATGGGATTTATGTACGAGTTCAAGGAAGACTCAGTTGACTATTTGTTAGTGAGAGAGAATCTAGAGATCTTAAATGAAGACGACAAGTTTCTTGCTTCTGCATTCCTCGCTGCCAAACAGAGTGGTAAAAGAACAGAGGAAGTGGTTCCCAACACACCGTTGACTCCATGCAAAAAGGTGTGCAGGAGGCTACTGCTGCCTTGA